In the Kwoniella pini CBS 10737 chromosome 7, complete sequence genome, one interval contains:
- a CDS encoding acyl-CoA thioesterase II yields MAPFSARLTDTVGVTPHLLTPDFAISKPLWVPSGARGVFGGQVIAQSLAASARTIYPPLGLHSMHCYFLLPAFAHPDIEYRVERLRDGKSYSNRLVRAYQGDREVFVLLASYTVPPTILPENFGASTLGETSDTKQQDKMKVSHTLRFSLSQSEAKSPKGKRKMGASTVKANYQTPFPPNLKPYEECYPEEDRWQKFFDEKCKDWTGARRRFLEEYIRERRESPVGISRARFNGREESQYSDAEDGVQNTRMSWLRARLDPTEKPDTETVKAMIAYMTDFQFIGTASRSVGLHQSSSPRIGMLASLDHSIHFYPFPDDFDPSAPLLHVMESQSVNVGSGRGVVQGSVYTQEGILIAVTAQEGVVRADLRGLEARGLIEGGAVGEDKEEGLKKREAKL; encoded by the exons ATGGCTCCTTTCAGCGCCCGTCTGACTGACACAGTTGGTGTCACACCACATCTTTTGACGCCCGACTTCGCAATTTCGAAGCCACTATGGGTCCCATCCGGAGCAAGGGGGGTCTTCGGTGGTCAAGTCATTGCTCAATCCCTTGCTGCTTCAGCACGCACAATATATCCACCTTTAGGTCTGCATAGTATGCACTGCTACTTCTTATTACCGGCATTTGCACATCCAGATATAGAGTATAGGGTGGAAAGGCTTAGAGATGGGAAAAGCTATTCCAATAGACTAGTTAGGGCTTATCAAGGCGATAGGGAAGTCTTTGTCCTTTTGGCCAGTTACACTGTCCCTCCTACTATCTTACCTGAGAATTTTGGAGCATCAACATTAGGAGAAACGTCGGATACCAAACAACAAGACAAAATGAAAGTGTCTCATACTTTACGCTTTTCGCTGTCACAAAGCGAAGCGAAATCTCCTAAAGGAAAACGCAAAATGGGAGCCTCAACCGTTAAGGCAAATTACCAAACACCTTTCCCGCCAAACCTCAAGCCTTACGAAGAATGTTATCCGGAAGAAGATCGATGGCAGAAGTTTTTCGACGAGAAATGCAAAGACTGGACGGGTGCTAGGAGACGCTTTTTGGAAGAGTATATACGA GAGCGAAGAGAATCTCCTGTAGGGATCTCACGAGCCAGGTTTAATGGCCGTGAGGAATCGCAATATTCAGATGCAGAGGACGGAGTGCAAAACACGCGCATGAGCTGGTTACGAGCTCGGTTGGATCCCACCGAAAAGCCAGATACAGAAACTgtcaaa GCAATGATCGCTTATATGACGGATTTCCAGTTCATTGGTACTGCTTCGCGGTCTGTAGGATTACATCAAAGCTCCAGTCCAAGAATAGGCATGCTCGCGTCGCTTGATCATTCCATACATTTTTATCCATTCCCCGATGACTTCGATCCATCCGCACCACTACTACACGTCATGGAATCGCAGAGTGTGAATGTGGGAAGTGGACGAGGTGTTGTACAAGGCAGCGTTTATACGCAAGAAGGAATATTGATAGCTGTGACGGCTCAGGAAGGTGTCGTAAGAGCTGATCTAAGAGGGCTCGAGGCTAGGGGTCTGATTGAAGGTGGAGCTGTTGGCGAGGATAAAGAGGAGGGATTAAAAAAGCGAGAAGCTAAACTATAG